Proteins encoded within one genomic window of Couchioplanes caeruleus:
- a CDS encoding adenylate/guanylate cyclase domain-containing protein: MSGRAELPSGLVTFVFTDIEGSTRLARMLGETYRSVLNAHRELVRRALRNHSGIELFTEGDSFFVAFGDAAAAVAACVASQRALAAHPWPSQEAAPRVRMGLHTGWATPVGGEYTSTEVHRAARVAAAAHGGQILCSGATALATTEDADADADDVRPDLGETLAGLDLIDLGLHRLRGFDDAERLFQIVVPGLEHSFPPPRTAEAPSHNLPAPVTPFVGRQSEAAELRELVGSHRIVTVAGSGGCGKTRIALAVAEQVLPSYPEGIWVADLAEGRPETALAAAMGVRTEPGRPILESIVDRCRHGRMLLLLDTCDALPGEAKHFVRRLLTVCPRLDVLATSRAPLGLPGELVWRLPPMAPGDAYALLADRVVAARGGRPVADGEAADLGRVASKLDGHPLAVELAADRLRLVSADQLAARLDDPVAALDPGREVSDGRVPAAQALVEVALANQVLASHLLAIGGVGGAANGGMGGAAPGSRVLGGDAWCGGGPGDGAAVGGGFGREAVGLEAGGRTTLATRGFADMFAGGFSGGLGLVAAGFTVVDARDRHSSLTRNLDWSYRGLSPAAAALLRRLAVFAGPVELATVEWSGDDAFGALSELADRSLVEVVPGPRYRMSEQVKAYAARRLAAAGEERQARDRHVAWSLHTLDGVAVDTDGQPRTVSLTELSPYVKEWESALRWSVSDGDPRAGLRLAGALDPWWREHGGDREGRELLYRLYGSLESVRVPPADMASAYLVHAGLSADRDERTRFLGRAEAIARRAGDPSLLVRALAGHRVSLIEAGRNGEAEEICREVIARAERNGVPAAALSAIVALAELLWHRDALDEAAELLGGARLIEAGRPDERGRRTVDWLLGMVALRRGDLVAAHDHLVVALRSRLRHGFRGAAADAVAAIAVRCVQGDDPITGAVLFGGAESVRGARRAAQFGGFWSAQQAVLRRRLGDATFDAAYADGAEMGFTRAVAAALAVEHPDLEHGSARFAQTLS, from the coding sequence GTGTCGGGACGGGCCGAGCTGCCGAGTGGGCTGGTGACCTTCGTGTTCACCGACATCGAAGGCTCGACGCGGTTGGCCCGCATGCTCGGCGAGACGTATCGCAGTGTATTGAACGCTCACCGTGAGTTGGTTCGCCGTGCGTTGCGTAATCACTCGGGCATCGAGCTATTTACAGAGGGTGATTCCTTCTTCGTTGCTTTCGGCGACGCCGCGGCCGCCGTGGCGGCGTGCGTCGCGTCACAGCGCGCACTCGCCGCACATCCGTGGCCGAGCCAGGAGGCCGCACCTCGGGTCCGCATGGGACTCCACACGGGATGGGCCACGCCGGTCGGCGGCGAGTACACGAGCACGGAAGTGCACCGGGCCGCCCGGGTGGCCGCCGCTGCCCACGGTGGCCAGATTCTGTGCTCCGGGGCCACCGCTCTCGCCACGACCGAAGACGCCGACGCCGACGCCGACGACGTACGGCCTGATCTGGGCGAGACCCTGGCGGGGCTCGACCTGATCGACCTCGGGCTGCACCGGCTTCGTGGCTTCGACGACGCGGAGCGGCTCTTCCAGATCGTCGTTCCCGGGCTGGAACACTCCTTTCCGCCGCCGCGCACCGCGGAGGCACCCTCGCACAACCTTCCCGCCCCCGTGACGCCCTTCGTCGGCAGGCAGAGCGAGGCCGCCGAGCTGCGGGAACTGGTCGGCAGCCATCGGATCGTCACGGTGGCCGGCTCCGGCGGATGCGGCAAGACGCGGATCGCCCTCGCGGTCGCGGAGCAGGTGCTGCCGTCGTACCCGGAAGGGATCTGGGTTGCCGATCTTGCCGAGGGGCGGCCCGAGACGGCGCTGGCCGCCGCGATGGGGGTGCGCACCGAGCCGGGCCGACCGATCCTGGAATCGATTGTCGACCGTTGCCGGCACGGTCGCATGCTGCTGCTCCTCGACACGTGCGACGCCCTTCCCGGCGAGGCCAAGCATTTCGTCCGGCGGTTGCTGACCGTGTGCCCGCGGCTGGACGTGCTCGCGACGTCGCGGGCGCCGCTGGGGTTGCCGGGCGAGCTGGTCTGGCGGCTGCCGCCGATGGCGCCGGGCGATGCCTACGCCCTGCTCGCGGATCGGGTGGTCGCGGCACGTGGCGGGCGGCCCGTCGCGGACGGTGAGGCCGCCGATCTCGGGCGGGTGGCGTCGAAGCTGGACGGTCATCCGCTGGCCGTCGAACTCGCCGCCGACCGGCTCCGCCTCGTCTCCGCCGACCAGCTCGCCGCCCGCCTCGACGACCCGGTCGCCGCCCTCGACCCCGGCCGCGAAGTCTCCGACGGGAGAGTCCCGGCCGCGCAGGCCTTGGTCGAGGTAGCCCTGGCCAACCAGGTCCTGGCCAGTCACCTCCTGGCCATCGGGGGCGTGGGCGGAGCGGCCAACGGAGGTATGGGCGGTGCAGCTCCGGGCAGCCGGGTCTTGGGGGGCGATGCGTGGTGCGGCGGAGGCCCCGGTGACGGAGCCGCCGTCGGCGGTGGCTTCGGGCGGGAGGCCGTCGGTCTCGAAGCGGGGGGCCGCACGACACTCGCCACCCGCGGCTTCGCCGACATGTTCGCCGGTGGGTTCTCCGGCGGGCTCGGCCTGGTCGCCGCCGGCTTCACGGTGGTCGACGCCAGGGACCGGCACAGCAGCCTGACCCGCAATCTCGACTGGTCCTATCGCGGCCTCAGCCCGGCGGCCGCCGCTCTCCTGCGCCGCCTCGCCGTCTTCGCCGGGCCGGTCGAGCTGGCCACCGTCGAGTGGTCCGGCGACGACGCCTTCGGCGCGCTCTCCGAGCTTGCCGATCGGTCGCTCGTCGAGGTCGTGCCCGGGCCGCGATACCGGATGTCCGAGCAGGTCAAGGCGTACGCCGCGCGCCGGCTCGCCGCCGCGGGGGAGGAGCGGCAGGCGCGGGACCGGCACGTCGCCTGGTCGCTGCACACCCTGGACGGGGTCGCCGTCGACACCGATGGCCAGCCGCGGACCGTGTCGCTCACCGAGCTCTCCCCGTACGTGAAGGAGTGGGAGTCGGCCCTGCGTTGGTCCGTCTCCGACGGCGATCCGCGTGCCGGGCTGCGGTTGGCCGGCGCCCTCGACCCGTGGTGGCGGGAGCACGGCGGTGACCGGGAAGGCCGGGAACTGCTGTACCGGCTCTACGGCAGCCTTGAGTCCGTACGCGTCCCGCCCGCCGACATGGCATCCGCCTATCTGGTGCACGCGGGGTTGTCGGCCGATCGGGACGAGCGGACGCGGTTCCTGGGACGGGCCGAGGCGATCGCGCGGCGGGCCGGCGATCCGTCTCTGCTCGTTCGCGCGCTGGCCGGGCACCGGGTGTCGTTGATCGAGGCCGGGCGCAACGGGGAGGCGGAGGAGATCTGCCGGGAGGTCATCGCTCGCGCGGAGCGAAATGGCGTGCCGGCCGCGGCCCTGTCCGCGATCGTCGCGCTGGCGGAGCTGCTCTGGCACCGCGACGCCCTGGACGAGGCGGCCGAGCTGCTCGGCGGGGCGCGGCTCATCGAGGCGGGACGCCCGGACGAACGTGGCCGCCGTACCGTCGACTGGCTTCTCGGGATGGTCGCGCTTCGCCGCGGCGACCTGGTCGCCGCGCACGACCATCTCGTGGTCGCCCTGCGGTCCCGGCTGCGGCACGGGTTCCGGGGCGCAGCCGCCGACGCCGTGGCG